The genomic region CGAAGATCGCTGGCAAACACGTGTATTACGCTCAGTTAAAAACAGATTTGGCACTATTCATGAGCTTGGTTTTTTTGAAATGGTCGAAGAAGGCATGCAAGAGGTACCTAATATAAATCAGCAATTACTTGAAGAGATATCCTATAGTCCAGGTTCTGTTCTTATTAGCTTTATCGAAGGCTCACGGCCTCTCCTGCTTGAGCTGCAGGCTTTAGTGTTATCATCTAAGTTTGGCATGCCACAACGTGTTGTGTCGGGTATTGATCAGACACAGGTAGTATTGATTGCTGCAATTTTGGAAAAGTACTTGCAAGTTAAACTTAGTGCCCATGATATTTTTTTTAAAGTCAGTGGCGGCTTTAAAATTAAAACAAGTGGCGCAGATTTAGGTATAGCTTTGGCATTGCTTTCAAGTTACTTTCAAAAACCGTTACCAGAAAAATCGCTTGCCTTAGGTGAGATTAGTCTTACAGGGCAAATTAAGCCTATTAATCATATTGGTATTCATGCAAGTGAAGCTGAAAAGTTTGGTATAAGTAAATTACTGCTTGCTCATAATCAAAAAATTGAAACTTCCTGTAAAACAATGCGCTTTACTAACGTCTATGAGCTTCTTTCTCTTTTTGGTGACTGATAAAATGTATAGTTAGATTACAACTTGACAAAACCAGGAGGTGCCTGTTATAATATACACTAGTATATATTAACTGGAGCTAAAGTTATATGAAGCAACTCAAGACTGTCAAGATACAACAAACAGAAGATTTTGAAGATTGGTTTTTTAACCTTACAAAAAAAGAGCGCCTACAAATAACAGCTCGCTTAGAGCGTATAACAGCATATGGCCACTTTGGCGATTCTAAATTTTTAGGTGACGGTTTATACGAATTGCGTTGGAAAAACGGATGGCGGCTCTATTTTGTTATGATAAAAGATACACTTATATTACTAGTGGGTGGGCATAAAAATGACCAAGAAAAAGATATCAAAAAAGCAAGAATTAACATTGGACACTATAGCTACAATTAATTTAGACCCTAACAAAGTTAAGAAACTTAAAGATTTTAATCCCGAAAGCATCTTTCTGGATCATACTTTTGTAGGTGAAGCATTATTACAATGTTTAATAGATAATGATACAGAAGCTTTCATGGAAATTTTAGATTCTTATTTGAGAGTAAATAAAAAGAGAGTTGCTAAGAATGCTAATCTAACGCGTTCAACAGTTCAAAGTGCATTTTCTAAAAATGGCAATCCAACGCTTAAGACTATAGCTAAAATTGTACATCATGAAACAGCAGCCAAAAGAAGCTAATATTTACAAAAGCTCTCTAGAGCTTTTAAGCTAAACAAGATATACTTGAGCAAATTTCTTTAACGCTACTTATTACAAGAGGCTCTTATGAAAAAACTTTTTTCAAGTGTTGGCTTAGCACTTATCTCTTTAGGTTATTCGTATGCCAATGAGCATAAGCATAATCTTATAAGCGTACACGCTCTTAATCCCCGCATTGTTTTAAATATTAAGTATGCAACGGCTGATAATTTTATGCATAAAAAGCTTTATTCAACCTCACAATGCTACGTACATACAGCACTGGGTGAAAGATTAACAGCTATTCAGCAAGAGCTCGAGACTTTAGGATTAGGTCTTAAAATATTTGATGCCTATCGACCATTATCTTTAGAAGAAACTATACGTGTAGCAGCACCTGAAGAGGCATATGTAAGTGCAACGCCAACAGGCTGCGCTCATAATCGCGGTACTGCAGTTGACGTTACCCTAGTAAAAGCTGATGGCTCTGAGATAATCATGCCTTCAGAGTATGATGAATTTACTTTAAAAACACGCCGCTCTTATACAAGTGCTGTTCAAACGGCTTTAAGCAATCGTGATTTGCTTGAAAAGCTTATGGTTAAATATGGCTTTATTTCTTATGATACTAATTGGTGGCATTTTGAGTTGCCGCATAGTGAACATTATCCATTGCTTGATATAAGCTTTGAAGATTTAGCACGTTAATCAAAAAAGGGGATACTTCTGTATCCCCTTTTTTAGTACTTATTGCAATCTTCTTGGGGATCTTAAGGGGCGCACCCCTTATTATATATTAATTTAGTAATCTACTTGCTTATAAGACTTACGCGTACGCCGTGTAAGATTAGATTGGTTTTCTGAAAGGCGCCATACGGCTATAGTTGCACTAATCAAGGCTACCCAGCCTACTATCTCTTGTATCATGTACTCTCCCTGAAAATAACTGCTTTCAACTTTTTAGGTTAGTATACCAAAAGAGGCTAGAGGTAAGCTAGCAAATCTATTGCATATGTTATCAAAAGGCGTATCATTAAGAAATATACATAAAATCTTATTTTTAATACTAGAGCAATTACACCATGTTAGCCAAACAAAAGACTACTATACATAGTATTTTACTTATCCATTTGGTTTTTTTTGGTGGCTTAAAAAGCTTTTGTAAAAGCCCCATTGCCCCTAAATCATTAATTATTATTTTAGATAGAGATTACGAAGAAACGTGCGCAAAAAGCCTCGAGCAAGATGGCTACGACACTCTAAGTAGACCAGAAGGAGTTGGCGCTATAACATCTACACTTATAGTAGCATTACATCAGCAAGCAGCACCTATAGTAACAAGCAAAAGTTTACTCCAAAACATTCAAGATCATACTACTATTTTAGAAGATTTTATTTTAAAAAACAGAACGTATATTTTTAAAAAGTACAATTCTTTTAAACGATTTTCATCTCAAGAGCTTATTAAACAATTTCGCATACAAGCCACCTATACAACTACTATGTATGACCTGGTAAACAACTCCCTTAAGAATTTGCTCAATACTACTTCTCAACAAGAACTTCTTAAAACACTTAAAAACATAAGTAATTCTCCTACCTTTTCTATTGAGCAAGCTCCTCTGCTTTTTACTCAAGCACTTACTAACAGATATCATAAAACATGTTATAACGAACTAACAACGTATATGCTCTGTATGCTTACGTTAAAACAGTTACACAATTGGCGATTATACTCAATTAGCCAAGATATGTGTGTTTTAGTGCCCTCTAAAACTCTACAGCAAAACCTAAAGCCATTACAATCTCAAACACATACAAAGTTTTCCCCTTTAGAGTATGCAACAGGATTTAAACTTAGTCTTTTACCTGAGTTTACACTAAAACCTGGCCGCGATATTTTAACATGTTCTTATAAGCCTCTCTCTCTTATTTTAAAGAAACTTTTTATAACCACCCAAGAATACAAAAAATCAGGCTACAAGCCACTCTGCTGGAATATCTATCTTACAGGCCATGGCTCTGCTTCAACAAACTATCAAGAACAACAACACTATTACCAATTACTTGAAAAACATTATCAACATAATCCCCAAAAAAATAAAACGGAAACTTATAGAAAACTACAAACTATTAAAGAGCATATAAAAAAGTCTAAAAACAAAATACCCGAAGGCACCATAGCAACGTTACCAATACATGAGTTTAGAGAGCTCCTCTTATTTTTCCATACGCAGTTAACTGTAAACTTGCTTTTTTATGCTTCATGTTATGCTGGTGGTTACCATTTAGAAATACCGTTTATGTACAACAAAAAGCCTTTACGGCTTAATTATACAATTATTGCAGGATCTGTAGCTGAATGCCCTATTAAACAAAGTGTTCCTTCGTTGGCATTACCACCTTACAGACAAGTAAAAAATGGTACACATACAACCATTTACGGCATTACACCAGAGTCTATAGATTTAGGAAAAAAAAGCCTTACCTTAACAACAAAACTCTGTTTTAATAGTTTTTTTAGTGCTCTAAAAAAGCAGTTACTCTCAAAACACCTATTTATTAAGGCCTTAGAATCAGTACATGTTTACCATGACAAAAACAGTAATTTACTTAAAGAATATGCTTGCAATATTCCCTGGATACGTCATAAAAATACAATGCATTTCAAGCTTTTACTGTCTTCAAAAAAAACGTGTCCCCATCTCTCTCTAGCAACTCAAAAAGATCTGCAAACGCCACTCATTTTTACAAGTCCTATGCCATGGCAACTGTATAATAACCCCTGTTAT from Candidatus Dependentiae bacterium harbors:
- a CDS encoding type II toxin-antitoxin system RelE/ParE family toxin; protein product: MKQLKTVKIQQTEDFEDWFFNLTKKERLQITARLERITAYGHFGDSKFLGDGLYELRWKNGWRLYFVMIKDTLILLVGGHKNDQEKDIKKARINIGHYSYN
- a CDS encoding M15 family metallopeptidase, giving the protein MKKLFSSVGLALISLGYSYANEHKHNLISVHALNPRIVLNIKYATADNFMHKKLYSTSQCYVHTALGERLTAIQQELETLGLGLKIFDAYRPLSLEETIRVAAPEEAYVSATPTGCAHNRGTAVDVTLVKADGSEIIMPSEYDEFTLKTRRSYTSAVQTALSNRDLLEKLMVKYGFISYDTNWWHFELPHSEHYPLLDISFEDLAR